From the genome of Deinococcus sp. AJ005, one region includes:
- a CDS encoding ABC transporter ATP-binding protein — MDRQTPESGGADTQPSVPPALELRGLVKYFHPQGRASAGLPPVVDRLDLQVAPGELLTLLGPSGCGKTTTLRLIAGLEEPDGGAVWIDGRNMTAPPQPPERRGVGLVFQDYALFPHLSVLGNVLFGLNRLPRAERLPRARETLSLVGLTVFESRMPHQLSGGQQQRVALARALAPRPRLLLLDEPFSNLDAQLRHSTRQEVRAILRRSGVAAILVTHDQEEALAFSDRIALMRAGQLEQIGTPQEVYARPRTAFVASFLGRSNLLSGTVQAGVACTVLGNIALEGEAVPDGPAMVSVRPEHLAFTTDGSGTEAVVLAREFRGHAVTYTLALGQQEVQLHDTGQALHAEGQQVRVCAVRAGRVVR; from the coding sequence ATGGACAGGCAAACGCCGGAGTCAGGTGGGGCTGACACTCAACCCTCCGTCCCGCCCGCGCTGGAACTCAGGGGACTGGTCAAGTATTTCCACCCGCAGGGCCGCGCCTCCGCTGGCCTGCCCCCGGTGGTGGACCGTCTGGATTTGCAGGTTGCTCCAGGAGAACTCCTCACCCTGCTGGGGCCGAGTGGCTGCGGCAAGACCACCACCCTGCGCCTGATCGCCGGGCTGGAGGAGCCGGACGGCGGCGCGGTGTGGATCGACGGGCGCAACATGACCGCCCCGCCGCAACCGCCCGAACGCCGGGGCGTGGGCCTGGTCTTTCAGGATTACGCGCTGTTTCCGCACCTGAGCGTGCTGGGCAACGTGCTGTTCGGCCTGAACCGCCTGCCGCGTGCCGAGCGGCTGCCCCGCGCCCGCGAAACGCTGTCGCTGGTGGGCCTGACCGTCTTCGAGTCGCGGATGCCGCATCAGCTTTCGGGCGGGCAACAGCAGCGCGTCGCCCTGGCCCGCGCGCTGGCCCCGCGCCCCCGGCTGCTGCTGCTGGACGAGCCATTTTCCAACCTGGACGCGCAACTGCGCCACTCCACCCGCCAGGAGGTGCGCGCCATCCTGCGCCGCAGCGGCGTGGCAGCTATCCTGGTCACGCACGATCAGGAGGAAGCGCTGGCCTTCAGTGACCGCATTGCCCTGATGCGCGCCGGGCAGCTTGAGCAGATCGGCACCCCGCAGGAGGTCTACGCGCGCCCGCGCACAGCGTTCGTGGCTTCTTTCCTGGGCCGCAGCAACCTGCTGTCTGGCACCGTACAGGCAGGAGTGGCCTGCACCGTGCTGGGCAACATTGCACTGGAGGGCGAGGCAGTCCCCGATGGCCCGGCAATGGTCAGTGTGCGCCCCGAGCATCTGGCCTTCACCACTGACGGGTCTGGCACCGAGGCTGTCGTGCTGGCCCGCGAGTTCAGGGGCCACGCCGTGACCTACACCCTGGCGCTGGGGCAGCAGGAGGTGCAGCTTCACGACACGGGTCAGGCGCTGCACGCCGAGGGTCAGCAGGTGCGCGTCTGCGCGGTGCGGGCCGGGCGTGTGGTGCGCTGA
- a CDS encoding iron ABC transporter permease, with the protein MTRRLPPFLLLPALLTVLGVLVPLSYLVLRALGAEPGELREIVFRTRNLVLAGNTLLLGASVLLTTTLVALPLAFLAARTDLRPRRLLTLLGVLPLAIPGYVGAYAFIAAGGAGGAIDTLTGLRLPGPSGFWGALLVLTLFTFPYLFLNLHAALRTQDPALEDAARLLGRTRWQTFWQVTVPHLRPAWLSGGLLIGLHTLGDFSVVSLMRYPTFSAAIYQQYTAAYDRVYSAWLALLLLLLTGAALWLEARFMRGVFLSRVSPATARKPGTVKLGRLRPLAWVFVAVLAVMTLVLPLGTMLYWLGLENSPFAWPSLLDALRSALGAAALAALTTTALALPLAVIGSRFSGRWPRIIERAAYLGYATPPLAFALALIFFVLRAAPPLYQTLPLLIIAYTLHFVAEAIGPIRSGLVRATPRLEEAARVLGVSRGGALRRVTLPLLGPGLLVSAAFVFLSVLKELPLTLLLSPIGFETLARNVWSYTEEAQYASAAPYALALAAVGAVLTGLILRRERE; encoded by the coding sequence ATGACCCGAAGACTGCCCCCATTCCTGTTGTTGCCCGCCCTGCTGACCGTGCTGGGCGTGCTGGTGCCGCTGTCATATCTGGTGTTGCGCGCCCTGGGGGCCGAGCCGGGCGAGTTGCGCGAGATCGTGTTCCGCACGCGCAATCTGGTGCTGGCGGGCAACACGCTGCTGCTGGGCGCGTCGGTGCTGCTGACCACCACGCTGGTGGCGCTGCCGCTGGCCTTTTTAGCGGCGCGGACCGATCTGCGCCCCCGTCGATTGCTCACGCTGCTGGGCGTGCTGCCATTGGCGATTCCAGGGTACGTGGGGGCCTACGCCTTCATCGCGGCGGGCGGTGCGGGCGGGGCTATCGACACGCTGACCGGGCTGCGCCTGCCGGGGCCGAGTGGCTTCTGGGGCGCATTGCTGGTGCTGACGCTGTTCACCTTTCCGTATCTGTTCCTGAACCTGCACGCCGCGCTGCGGACGCAGGACCCCGCGCTGGAGGACGCCGCCCGATTGCTGGGCCGCACCCGCTGGCAAACGTTCTGGCAGGTCACGGTGCCGCACCTGCGCCCGGCATGGCTGTCGGGGGGGCTGTTGATCGGCCTGCACACCCTGGGCGATTTCAGCGTGGTGAGCCTGATGCGCTACCCCACCTTCAGCGCGGCCATCTATCAGCAATACACGGCGGCATATGACCGGGTGTATTCGGCGTGGCTGGCACTGCTGCTGCTGCTGCTGACCGGGGCGGCGCTGTGGCTGGAGGCCCGCTTCATGCGCGGCGTGTTTCTTTCGCGGGTGTCGCCTGCCACTGCCCGAAAACCCGGTACCGTCAAACTGGGCCGATTGCGCCCGCTGGCATGGGTATTCGTGGCCGTGCTGGCGGTCATGACGCTGGTGCTGCCGCTGGGCACGATGCTGTACTGGCTGGGTCTGGAGAACAGCCCGTTCGCGTGGCCCAGCCTGCTGGATGCGCTGAGGTCCGCACTGGGGGCAGCGGCGCTGGCGGCCCTGACCACCACTGCTCTGGCCCTGCCGCTGGCCGTGATCGGCAGCCGATTCAGCGGGCGCTGGCCGCGCATCATCGAGCGGGCCGCCTACCTGGGCTACGCCACTCCACCGCTGGCCTTCGCTCTGGCATTGATTTTCTTCGTGCTGCGGGCCGCGCCGCCGCTGTATCAGACTCTACCCCTGCTGATCATCGCCTACACGCTGCATTTTGTGGCCGAGGCCATCGGCCCCATTCGCAGCGGGCTGGTGCGGGCCACGCCCCGGCTGGAGGAAGCCGCCCGCGTGCTGGGCGTGTCCCGGGGCGGTGCCTTGCGGCGGGTCACGCTGCCGCTGCTGGGGCCGGGGCTGCTCGTCAGCGCGGCTTTCGTGTTTCTGAGCGTCCTCAAGGAATTGCCGCTGACGCTGCTGCTGTCGCCCATCGGCTTCGAGACGCTGGCCCGCAACGTCTGGTCCTACACCGAGGAAGCGCAGTACGCCAGCGCCGCACCCTATGCGCTGGCTCTGGCAGCGGTGGGAGCCGTGCTGACCGGGCTGATTCTGCGGCGGGAACGGGAATGA